The uncultured Dysgonomonas sp. genome contains the following window.
CACTGATGCAGGCAGTGAAAAGTTTATCCATCCTCCACACAAGATTAAGGTGGGAGAACGGCTTGCATACTGGGCACTGGCAAAGACATACGGCATAGAAGGCATTACATACAGCGGGCCCATATACAAGAGTTACAAATTGGATGGAAATGTAGCGGAACTGACTTTCGACTATGGAAGCGATGGGCTCAATCCTGAAAAAGAACAACTCGAAGGATTTGAGATAGCTGGCAGCAACGGTGTGTTTATTCCGGCGAAAGCCGAGATTATAGAGGGTTCAGACAGGGTTAAGGTATGGAGTGAATCGGTGGACAAGCCTGTCGAAATTCGTTATTGTTTCCGTAATTATAAGATGGGAAACCTCACAAATAATGCTGGACTGCCGGCTTCTCCTTTCAGGGTGATAATAAAATGATTCATAAATGAAAAACAATAATAAAATGAAAAACTATTCTTTACTCGTATTATTCAGTATTTTCTGGCTGATGGTTTCATGCAAGGCAGAGCAAAAAACATCGGAAAGCAAATCCGGGAAAGTGGCTCTGATGTGGATCGATGCAACGGCTAATTTCGAACGTTTCAGTAGCCCTGACACAATTGATTTTTATCTCGAAAAAATAAAGTCGCTTGGCTTCACTCATGCCGTAGTAGACATACGTCCTATTACGGGAGAAGTGCTTTACGACAGTAAAGTGGCTCCTTATATGGAAGAATGGAACGGTGTGAATCGTCCTGTTAGTTTCGATTTCCTCGGACATTTTATTAAGAAGGCACACAGTCTGGGTATGGAGGTTCACGCCTCGCTTAATGTATTTGTAGCAGGGCACAATTATGTTGATCGCGGACTGATTTATGACAATCACCCCGAGTGGGCCTCGATAGTCTACAATCCCGAAAAAGGGCTAATTCCCATCACTCAGGAAAAAGAGAAGTATTCGGCAATGGTAAATCCTATTAATAAAGAATTTCAGTCTCATATTTTAAGTGTATTAAAAGAAGTGGTGGGCAAGTACCCCGAGCTTGACGGGCTTATTCTCGACCGAGTAAGATATGATGGTATTACAGCTGATTTTTCTGACTATTCAAAAGCGGAATTTGAAAAATATATCAATGAGAAAGTAGAGAAATTCCCGGAGGATATTTTCAAATGGGAAAAGGATAAAGAAGGCAAGTTTCATCGGATAAATGGTAAGCACTTCCTGAAGTGGATAGAATGGCGCACAAAGAATATATACGACTTTATGGCACTTGCCCGCAAAGAAGTAAAATCGGTAAATCCAAACGTGTCTTTCGGTACATACACAGGCGCATGGTATCCGTCGTACTACGAGGTAGGAGTAAACTTTGCAAGCAAGAATTACGACCCGAGTAAAGACTTTGATTGGGCTACCCCCGATTATAAGAATTATGGTTATGCCGAACTTCTCGACCTTTATACAACAGGCAATTACTATACGGATATCACTAAGGAAGAAGCTCTGGCAAATAATAAGAGCGTATGGAACGAAACCGATAGCAAGGCACATAGCGGTGTATGGTATTGCGTAGAAGGCTCGTGTGAAAATCTACGTGATATACTGAAAGATAATAAATTCAGCGGAGGTATTCTGGTCGACCAATTCTATGATAAACCGCAGGATTTTGCACGTTCGATAGAGATGGACTTGAAGATGTCGGACGGAGTAATGATATTCGATATAGTACACATTATCAATAAAAATATGTGGAAAGAAGTTGAAACAGGCATGCGTAACGGTGGTATGATAAAATAAATTCCCTGAAGGATGGATAACAGGTCATACGCACTGGATGCACTTAGAGGATACGCCATTGTGACAATGGTACTGTCAGGAGCCGTAGTCTACGGTCTCCTGCCCGGATGGATGTATCATGCACAGATACCTCCTCCCACCCATGCTTTTAATCCCGCAGCACCGGGAATAACATGGGTCGATTTAGTCTTCCCCTTTTTCTTGTTTGCTATGGGTTCAGCATTTCCTTTTTCTATCAGAAAGAGACTGGAAAGAGGGGAGTCTAAATTGAAGCTTATTTACGATGCTCTGAAGAGAAGTATCCAGTTGACATTCTTTGCTATCTTTATACAACATTTCTACCCTTATGTGTTGAGTAATCCGCAGGATGCCAGGGCGTGGGGCTTATCCCTGTTATGTTTTGCACTCTTGTTTCCTATGTTTATGCAGATACCTGTAAAGATGCCCACTTGGGCGCATAATGTAGTGAAACTGCTGGTATATGCAATCGCTCTTGTCTTGCTACTTACGGTAGATTATGCCGATGGGCGCAAGTTCGACCCGTATTTCAGCAATATCATCATTCTTATACTGGCTAATATGGCTTTGTTCGGTTCGCTGATCTACATTTTTACGATAAAAAGTAAAGTGTGGCGCATAGCCGTATTGCCTTTCCTAATGGCTATTCTTTTGGGAAAAGATATACAAGGCAGTTTTGTAAGTGAGGTATATAATTTTACGCCATTGGCTTGGATGTATAAGTTTGAATATCTGAAATATCTGTTCATTGTATTGCCGGGCAGTATTGCCGGAGAATACCTGATGGAGTGGATGAATAACAGAAAGAGTATGGAGCAGAAGTCCGGTGTAAAGGAGCGGAATATATCGTATCAGATATTGCTTATTTCTGTAGCACTTATTGTAGTCAATCTATGTTGTTTATATAATCGCTGGCTACAGGTAAACCTGGTCATAAATGCCGCGCTGATTGCTTATGGCTATTTCATTCTGAGAAAAAACACGACAGTGAATGAGCAGCTATGGAAGAATCTGTTTACGACAGGCAGCTATCTCATATTGCTCGGACTGTTTTTTGAGGCTTATCAGGATGGGATAAAGAAAGATCCTTCTACATACAGTTATTATTTCCTAACCTCAGGACTGGCTTTTATGGCGATGATAGTATTCCATGTCATTTGCGATTATTATAAATGCCGCTGTAGTACAAGTTTTCTCGTCATGTCGGGGCAGAATCCGATGATAGCCTATGTGGCTACAGGCTTGTTTACTGTGCCATTGCTGAGCCTGACAGGTATATATTCTGTTTTCGACTATTTTCAACATAACTCATGGCTGGGATTTCTGCAAGGAATAATATTGACAGCTATAGCGGTGCTGGTGACAATGTTCTTTACTAAGATAAAGTGGTTTTGGCGGACGTAGTTTTACCGTATTTTATATAAAGATTATCCCTGTTTATCATCAGATGTTTATTTCTGTAGATAAGCAGGGATATCTATTTTATCAATTTACCGCTTTTATTTAGACGTTTTTATCTCGATAGATGTATCTTTAAATCCATCTGACTTAGCTTTCAATATTATCTTTCCACTATTTTTGTTTGATTGGACAACAACGAGTGCTTTTCCACTGAATAGCTTTCGCGAAGGCTTTTTCAGAGAATTAGAGTCTGTTGGGTCTCCATTATCCGTTCCGGCTATAAATCCATTGCCTTCAACGCTGAAATCTATCAGATTATCGGCTACAGGTATTGTATTCCCCTCTGCATCCAGAACTTCGACTGTTACAAATGAAAGGTCTTTGCCATCGGCCTTGATTGTTTGCCTGTCGGCGGTGAGTCTGATGCTGACAGCATCTCCTGTTGTCTTTACTTCTTTTGTCGTAACTTCCTTGCCATTCTTATAGGAAATAGCTTTCAGAGTCCCTTTTTGGTATGGTACGCGCCAGAATATATGGAATTGGTCATCCGTCTTTGACTTTTTGCCAAGCGATTCACCATTCAGGAATAACTCTACTTCGTCGGCATTGTTGTAGTATGCCCATACGTCCACGTCTTGCCCTTCCTGCCAGTTCCAGTGCGGGAATATGTGCAACACATCCTTATCTGTCCATTCGCTCTGATACATATAGTATATATCTTTTGGGAAGCCAGCCAGATCCATGATACCGAAATAAGAACTACGCGAGGGCCACCAGAATGGAGTAGGCTCACCCAGATAATCGAACCCTGTCCATAGATATACACCCGATATGTGGTCATATTTCTTTACTAGACGCCATGTATCTTCGTGTGTCGTTCCCCATGGCACATGGCAATTGTCGTATGACGAGCAGTGGTGTACAGGCCTGTTGAAAGGTTTATCCCATCGTTCGGGCCAAATACTCATGCTGTCGGAAGGCATTTGGTAGTAGCCGCGTGACATCAGTGCCGAGGTTGATTCTGTGATAATTAAATTTTGGTTAGGAAACTTTTCATGAAAATTAATCCAATTATATTCATGGTAATTGAATCCAATAACGTCTATTACTCCTGAACGAAGTACATGATTAGACGGTTCAGTTTCATTGTTGCCGGTAGTTATCGGTCGGGTAGGGTCTAGTTTCCTTACTATATCGGCTAACTTAACAGTCAATAATGAGTTTATGTGTAATTCTTTAGGCTTTACATCTTTCTTGTCTAATGTGTTTGCAAAGTTTAGCACCATATTTGCTTGTTGAAGATCCAATGTATCGGCATCTATGTGTGACCATTGTTCCAGTACCTCATTGCCTATGCACCACATGAATATAGAAGGATGATTTCTATCTCGAAGAATAAGATCGGTTAAATCTTTTTCGTGCCATTCGGGAAAGTATTGAGAATAGTCATAAGGCGATTTTTTCTTTCGCCACATATCAAACGTTTCATCCATTACAATAAATCCCATTTTGTCGCATAGGTCAAGCAACTCGGGTGCGGGGGGATTATGTGCAGTGCGAATACCATTGCACCCCATTTCTTTCAGCATCTCCAGTTGCCGTTCTATGGCGCGAGTATTCACTGCTGCTCCCAAACAACCGAGATCGTGATGATTACATACACCTTTTATTTTAACGGATTTTCCATTCAGAAAGAAACCTTTCTCTGCGTCGAATGAAAAATAGCGTATTCCTACAGGAGTTTCGTATTCATCTACAATTTTGTCATTTTGTTTTATTTGTGTGATGATTTTATATAAATATGGATTTTCTACCGACCATAGTACGGGTTTGTCAATGCTTATAGACTGTTCTATTTCACCATTGGTCTGTGCATTTATTTTCAGCTTCCCATTTGTTTGGGTAATTTCTCTTCCTTTGGCATCGACCAGTATAGAATAGATCTCTGCATTTTGCGATGTTGTTTCTGTGTTACGGATATTGGAGACAATCTTTATTTCTGCTTTTTCCTCAGAAACGACAGGCGTTGTAACATAAGTACCCCAATGATCTATATGCACAGGATTGACCGTTACCAGCCATACGTTACGATATATACCCGAACCCGAGTACCAGCGCGAATTAGGTTGTTGAGAATTGTCTACCCGAACGGCGATAACATTCTTTTCTCCGGGTTTTATATATGGGGTCAGGTCGTAGCGGAACGATATATAGCCATTAGGCCGTTCACCTAGTAAGTGCCCGTTTATCCATACTTTACTATTCCAGTAAATACCGTCAAAATCGATATAAAAGTTTTTATTTTCGTTCGATTTGTTGACTATAAATTCTTTTCTGTACCATCCTATACCTCCGGGCAAAGCGCCGCCACCGGGAGTTGCCGGGTTGTCCGAAGAAAAATCAGCTTCTATACTCCAGTCGTGAGGGAGATTCAATGTTCTCCACTTTGAGTCGTCATATTGGATGTTGTATGCCAGAGAATCGTCTCCCAAACAGAACTTCCAATTTTCGGTGAAATCGGCATTATCCCTCACTTTATTCTGTGTAGTACATGAGAGTAAGATTGTACTTATAATAAGGAGTATGTAATATCTTTTCATAATTTGTATAATTCAATCCCGATAATAGAAAGAATAGAGAATAAAGGCCGGATTGAATTCCGGCCTTTACCTTTTTTGACCTTTTACAGTTCAAAAAAGCCCTAAAAACCTTTGCCCTAAAAACCTATAATGTATTTAATTACCTGCATCTATAATAGCACTGATGGCATCAGTATGCACTTGCTCCCCGGTAGCCCTGTCGAAAAGTCCCGATGCTTTGTCTCCGGTTACACCATTGTCCCAATAAACTGGTACCATCCCGTTTTTTAGTGCTGCTTTTGTTATATAATTCAAATAATAATTGCGTGCTTTGATATGATTGGCATAATCTGCTGCCGGAAGAGATGTTCTTAACGAAGCTGCGTATTCACCCAGTATTACAGGAAAACCCTTATCCACAAAATTTGCTTTCATTTTAGCAAACTGAGCATCGGCCCAGTCTTCCTGTCCCCATGAAGCTGTACCTGCACCAGTGAAATCTTTTCCCCACAAGAATACTGAATTATTTTCTTGCAGACAGAATTCATAAGGGTCGTAGTAATGTACTTCAGCCATCATACGGTTTGCTGTGGCATCTGTCGACATTTTCAGGGAACTTACAGCCAGGTCTATATTGGTGTTGTATGCTTGTACAATCAGATTTCGCCAGGCATTTCGTCCGCCTGTGGCGCGTACTGCATCTACAAAGGTTTGATTGTAAGACAACTGCACTTCAATGTTTTCGGCTGATGGTGTCCCATAATCTACATGTACTTCATTGGTTCCTGCAAACAATAGGTGTTCATCATAGTCGCGGAAGTATATGGCTATCTGTTTCCACAACGCTTTCTGTTTCTTGTTCACTTCCTCCTGCTTATCGTAAGTCGGATTTTCTTCGAGCCATCCGCCGTCCCAGTGTATATTGATGATGGCGTACATATCGTTGTCCACACAGTAATCTACTACTTCCTTTACACGTGCCAGCCACGAATCTTTTATTTTATACGTAGTTTGGTCTTCGATGTAAGCGTTCCATGCACACGGTATGCGCACGGTATTGAACCCCGCTGCTTTCACTCCGTCTATCAGCTTTTTCGATGTTTTGGCATTTCCCCAGGTGGTTTCTCCAGCAGAAGTACCGTCTGTTGCTTCAAGCGAGTTGCCCAGATTCCATCCTATCTTCATCTTTGCAGCTAATACAAGTGCGTCACTACTCATTCCTGTTTTATCTGGATCTATATAATCCGGTATCACAGGATCAGGCGTTTTTGCGGCCTGTGTTAGCGTAATTGTAATACTTTCTGCACCTGTAGCAGAGAGTGTGAATGTAGCAGAACGTGACTCTTCTATATCATTTGCATCTGCTGTAATTGTCACAGATGCATTTCCTTTGGCCGTTTGAATCGAAGGTTTTACCCACGAATCGGAGGGGAAATCTATCCGCCAGGTTGTATTCGATGTTATCTCCATTTTGGAAGTGCCGCCATCAGCCTCGAAAGAAAAGGATGCCGGTATTGCCGAAATGGAAGCCTCTATGGATGGCTCCGTTATCGGATCATCATCGTCGCCGCAGGCCCAGAAGGGTAGCAGTAAGCATAGTAGGGTTAATGTATATTTGAATATTCTCATGTTGTCAGAAATTTCGTTTTATGTTTAATTGAAAAAGACGGTTATCCCGGAATATCTCAAATAAATATCCCGGGATAGCCATGACTGTTATTTTAGAATATAATGATATGCTGTATATTCATCCTCTTTTGACATCACTCCCAGCCAGAAGCCATCGGTATCCACATTGGTGAAGGTTCCTCTTACCCATTTGTATGTAGGGCCTGTTACAGGTAGCCATGAGCCAGCTCCTTCGAAGGCAGGCAGACCTGTATCTGATATGGTTACTGTCATTTTTTCGGCATCCAGTACACATGGTGAGGTAGTTGTGATACCACCCTGCGTTTTGGAGAAAGTCACGCTGCCATCAGTGTTTTGTGTAAATGTTATTGAGGCGTTTTGTGCAGAAGCAATTGTCGCAGCATCCCAATACCATCCGTCCTGAGTACCTGCAACAGTGCATCCGTTCTCTCCTTTGAGGTTTGTCCAGTCTACAGGCCAGTTTGTATCTATTTTAAATGTTTTTGAGCCAGTGCCACACAGTGCTTTTTTCATAGCCTTGTTCACATCTACTTCATTACCAGTATTACCTACTATAAAGTGATATACCATATACTGAGGTTCATTAGCATCTCTGTTACCAAACCATATACCGCTTACACTGCCCATTACATCATGTTCTATTTTCACTATCTTCCACTGGTTGGCTGCAGTAGTAGAAATATTAACCCAGCCTGCAACAGGGAAATTTGGTATTGCATCTTTGAATGTAATCGTATTCGTACTTTGCTTGTTGGTATATGTACCTTCTGTTTCCGTACCATCATTTTCTCTGATTGTTACCTTTCCATCTTTTGTAAATGTGATGGCACATCCGGCAATGTTAGCCGATGCTGCTGCATTGTAGCCTGTCCAGTCCGGATAGTCCTCTATACTGTTCCAGTCGTTCATCAGATTACCGTTAAGGTCAGACCAGTTGAAAGGTGTGTTTGTATCCACAACCCATGTCTTAGAAGACGTAACAGATAGTATTTCCGATTGGTCTCCAAAGTTGAAATTAGGATCAGGAACATCTTCCGGCACATAATTGTCTGCATATGTTTTAGACACATAGTTGAAAATATAATACCACGGACCTTCAGAGTTTGTACGCATAATAGCCAGTCTCATCTGGTTTTCATTCAGGCGCAGTATTTTAATGTTTGAAGTCCAGTTCGATGCATTATCGATAAATGAAGCCAGACGGATTATTGAAGCATTAGACGTTGTCAGGGTATGGGTAGATGCATTCAGGAAGTAGGTGCCACTTTCGTTACCACCCGATTCGTTTGGTTTCACGGTAGTAAGGTATGGCCCGCCTTTGAGGCTGAAAGTCATTGTTGCAGCTAAATCTTCAGCCGTTTGCCCCACATCGCCCGGTTCCCAGTTTGGTGTGAAGTTCTCATATTCCTGAGTGGCTGATGGGTCTGCATAGCCCATAGGCCCCGAAGCCAAACCATATTTACCGGTATCCAGTATCCATGTTTTTTCATTATCCACACCTCCGCAAAGGGCTGTCCACAACGGGTCGTCCACATAGCTGAGGTTGGTGGTCGTAATAGTAATATTTATGGCATCAGCCTCTACAATACCTCCACCACTCAGTACTCCATATTGGAATGTGTATGTTCCCGGAAAAGCAATATATAGCGTATCCTTCACCCGTATCGACTGCCCGTATGGGGTAGCCCATGTCGGGGTAAATCCCGGATTTAGACTTTCCATGATGATCATATTCGGATCTTCAGGATTCTGCAGTATTGAGTATTTCAGTTCGTCTTTAGAGATGCTTGCACCCATCTCGTATTTGTCGGGAGTACAGTATGCAAAGAGGAATACCAACCCTAACAATGTGTATAATAATTTCAGATTATTTTTCATAATATACTTATTATTTTTTGTGTATTAACAAGGTAATAAATAGGTCTATGACCTTATTACCATCCTGTATTTTGTATCAGTACTCCATTCGACAGGTCTATTTCGCTCTGAGGTATTTGTTGTAATCCTTTAGTGGTTCTGATTTTATCGGCAGCGATACTTTTAGTCGTTTTTACTCCTCCGTTTTGTACTTCGGTTGTAGTCGCTATTGTCTGGGCAGCTACGTCGATGCCTTGGCGAAGCAGATCCCAGTAACGGATACCTTCACCCACAAATTCCAGGCGGCGTTGTTCCAGTATATTCGCTTTTGTAGCATATACCTGTGTAAATGAATCGCCGAATGCACGCTCCATAATCATATCCATATAATCCTGAGCATTAGGGCTGCCCAGTTCGGCTGCCATAAGCAGTACATCGGCATAGCGGATAGATACATAATCCTGATACTGCCCTAACATGTTATTAACTGCCCCATTTATAATAGAGGCATCTTGCAGTTCCCCTTTATCATTGTACATCGACATCGGCATATATTTTTTCGAATAGTATCCGGTGTATTCACGTTGATCCTGTATTTGTTTTGCAGAAAGTTTCAGCCCTTCATCTTTGATCGAAGCTATCGAAACTGCCTGACGTGTATCGCCCGATTTGAAAGCGTTCCACAGTTTAGGATCTACAGGACATGCGCCCCAGCCTTGTGCATAAGGATATACATCGAATGAACGGATTCCGGTCATAATCATCCAGTGGTTACCATCGGTATTGCCGTTGTAGTCGCTTGTCCATGTATACTTGATGGCAAAAACGGTTTCCTTGTTATCTTCTCCTACATAATTGATTTTGCCATTTACATTGTCTTCTTCTTCATTTTTTACAACAGAAGATACTGGCCACAAATTGGCAAAGTTTTCAACCAATCCATAATTTCCGTTTGTAATAATATCTTCAAGGTATGCAAGTACAGTAGATTGCTGAACACCGGCTAAATCTGTTTTTCCATAATAGCCTGTATAATACAGGAACACTCTTGCCATCAGCGCTTCGGCAGCATATTTGGTTACACGCCCTCCATTAGTGGTAACATCGGAAGCACTCCACGGTTTTGCAGGCATATTTTCGCAGGCATAAGTAAGGTCTTCCGCTATCAGTTTATATACATCATCGGCTGCAGCCTGTGGTACGTTGTCGGTAGTCGGGATTATCACCAAAGGAATATTCCCCCAAAGGCGTACCATATCGAAATAAAGGTATGCACGGATGAAACGGGCTTCGGACATATATGTCTTTCTCAATGTTTCGTTGCTGCCCCATTCTATCTGGTCTTCTTTGCTGATAAGCATATTACATCTCAACATGGCAGCGTAGTATGCTTTCCAGTTGGCATCGAATACTTGGGACGTAGATGGTGAACGAGACTTATCAAATTCGTCGAGCATCTGATATTTCAAATCATCGGAAGAGCCTGTTCCACCGAATGCATTGTCAGAAAATACTTCTGAAGCAACAGGGAAACTGACTCCGTCTGACCATACGGTTTGTAAGCCGTCGTAACAGCCAACTAAGGCTTTCCATGCATCATCGGTTGTTTTGTAGAAGTTTTCCTCTGTCTGTTTGTTCGGTTCTACATCGAGGAAGCCATCGCCACAAGCACTGAATAGAATGGCGATACTCGCTAATAAATATATTTTTACTTTTTTCATTGTTTTCCAGTTTTAGAATTTGATATTAACACCAAACAAATAGGTACGGGGACGAGGGTAATATCCCAGGTCGATACCCGACGAGAAACTGTCTACACCATATCCTATTTCCGGATCCATACCATCGTAATTGGTAAATGTGTAGAGGTTCTGT
Protein-coding sequences here:
- a CDS encoding alpha amylase family protein, which gives rise to MKNNNKMKNYSLLVLFSIFWLMVSCKAEQKTSESKSGKVALMWIDATANFERFSSPDTIDFYLEKIKSLGFTHAVVDIRPITGEVLYDSKVAPYMEEWNGVNRPVSFDFLGHFIKKAHSLGMEVHASLNVFVAGHNYVDRGLIYDNHPEWASIVYNPEKGLIPITQEKEKYSAMVNPINKEFQSHILSVLKEVVGKYPELDGLILDRVRYDGITADFSDYSKAEFEKYINEKVEKFPEDIFKWEKDKEGKFHRINGKHFLKWIEWRTKNIYDFMALARKEVKSVNPNVSFGTYTGAWYPSYYEVGVNFASKNYDPSKDFDWATPDYKNYGYAELLDLYTTGNYYTDITKEEALANNKSVWNETDSKAHSGVWYCVEGSCENLRDILKDNKFSGGILVDQFYDKPQDFARSIEMDLKMSDGVMIFDIVHIINKNMWKEVETGMRNGGMIK
- a CDS encoding DUF5009 domain-containing protein, with protein sequence MDNRSYALDALRGYAIVTMVLSGAVVYGLLPGWMYHAQIPPPTHAFNPAAPGITWVDLVFPFFLFAMGSAFPFSIRKRLERGESKLKLIYDALKRSIQLTFFAIFIQHFYPYVLSNPQDARAWGLSLLCFALLFPMFMQIPVKMPTWAHNVVKLLVYAIALVLLLTVDYADGRKFDPYFSNIIILILANMALFGSLIYIFTIKSKVWRIAVLPFLMAILLGKDIQGSFVSEVYNFTPLAWMYKFEYLKYLFIVLPGSIAGEYLMEWMNNRKSMEQKSGVKERNISYQILLISVALIVVNLCCLYNRWLQVNLVINAALIAYGYFILRKNTTVNEQLWKNLFTTGSYLILLGLFFEAYQDGIKKDPSTYSYYFLTSGLAFMAMIVFHVICDYYKCRCSTSFLVMSGQNPMIAYVATGLFTVPLLSLTGIYSVFDYFQHNSWLGFLQGIILTAIAVLVTMFFTKIKWFWRT
- a CDS encoding glycoside hydrolase family 2 TIM barrel-domain containing protein — protein: MKRYYILLIISTILLSCTTQNKVRDNADFTENWKFCLGDDSLAYNIQYDDSKWRTLNLPHDWSIEADFSSDNPATPGGGALPGGIGWYRKEFIVNKSNENKNFYIDFDGIYWNSKVWINGHLLGERPNGYISFRYDLTPYIKPGEKNVIAVRVDNSQQPNSRWYSGSGIYRNVWLVTVNPVHIDHWGTYVTTPVVSEEKAEIKIVSNIRNTETTSQNAEIYSILVDAKGREITQTNGKLKINAQTNGEIEQSISIDKPVLWSVENPYLYKIITQIKQNDKIVDEYETPVGIRYFSFDAEKGFFLNGKSVKIKGVCNHHDLGCLGAAVNTRAIERQLEMLKEMGCNGIRTAHNPPAPELLDLCDKMGFIVMDETFDMWRKKKSPYDYSQYFPEWHEKDLTDLILRDRNHPSIFMWCIGNEVLEQWSHIDADTLDLQQANMVLNFANTLDKKDVKPKELHINSLLTVKLADIVRKLDPTRPITTGNNETEPSNHVLRSGVIDVIGFNYHEYNWINFHEKFPNQNLIITESTSALMSRGYYQMPSDSMSIWPERWDKPFNRPVHHCSSYDNCHVPWGTTHEDTWRLVKKYDHISGVYLWTGFDYLGEPTPFWWPSRSSYFGIMDLAGFPKDIYYMYQSEWTDKDVLHIFPHWNWQEGQDVDVWAYYNNADEVELFLNGESLGKKSKTDDQFHIFWRVPYQKGTLKAISYKNGKEVTTKEVKTTGDAVSIRLTADRQTIKADGKDLSFVTVEVLDAEGNTIPVADNLIDFSVEGNGFIAGTDNGDPTDSNSLKKPSRKLFSGKALVVVQSNKNSGKIILKAKSDGFKDTSIEIKTSK
- a CDS encoding cellulase family glycosylhydrolase; amino-acid sequence: MRIFKYTLTLLCLLLPFWACGDDDDPITEPSIEASISAIPASFSFEADGGTSKMEITSNTTWRIDFPSDSWVKPSIQTAKGNASVTITADANDIEESRSATFTLSATGAESITITLTQAAKTPDPVIPDYIDPDKTGMSSDALVLAAKMKIGWNLGNSLEATDGTSAGETTWGNAKTSKKLIDGVKAAGFNTVRIPCAWNAYIEDQTTYKIKDSWLARVKEVVDYCVDNDMYAIINIHWDGGWLEENPTYDKQEEVNKKQKALWKQIAIYFRDYDEHLLFAGTNEVHVDYGTPSAENIEVQLSYNQTFVDAVRATGGRNAWRNLIVQAYNTNIDLAVSSLKMSTDATANRMMAEVHYYDPYEFCLQENNSVFLWGKDFTGAGTASWGQEDWADAQFAKMKANFVDKGFPVILGEYAASLRTSLPAADYANHIKARNYYLNYITKAALKNGMVPVYWDNGVTGDKASGLFDRATGEQVHTDAISAIIDAGN
- a CDS encoding RagB/SusD family nutrient uptake outer membrane protein, producing MKKVKIYLLASIAILFSACGDGFLDVEPNKQTEENFYKTTDDAWKALVGCYDGLQTVWSDGVSFPVASEVFSDNAFGGTGSSDDLKYQMLDEFDKSRSPSTSQVFDANWKAYYAAMLRCNMLISKEDQIEWGSNETLRKTYMSEARFIRAYLYFDMVRLWGNIPLVIIPTTDNVPQAAADDVYKLIAEDLTYACENMPAKPWSASDVTTNGGRVTKYAAEALMARVFLYYTGYYGKTDLAGVQQSTVLAYLEDIITNGNYGLVENFANLWPVSSVVKNEEEDNVNGKINYVGEDNKETVFAIKYTWTSDYNGNTDGNHWMIMTGIRSFDVYPYAQGWGACPVDPKLWNAFKSGDTRQAVSIASIKDEGLKLSAKQIQDQREYTGYYSKKYMPMSMYNDKGELQDASIINGAVNNMLGQYQDYVSIRYADVLLMAAELGSPNAQDYMDMIMERAFGDSFTQVYATKANILEQRRLEFVGEGIRYWDLLRQGIDVAAQTIATTTEVQNGGVKTTKSIAADKIRTTKGLQQIPQSEIDLSNGVLIQNTGW